The nucleotide window cctggTGGCAGGTGGAGGGTTTGAACCACCCGTGTCGCTATCGCTTATTGTTGCATTGTGCCTATCTGATAAGCGGGGTTGCTCACTAACCGATTTCGGACAGTGTACATCCAATCTCAACCCGTCAACGTCCCCTCGCTTAACGGCGGCACCACGAGTGACCTGTCCACAGCGTCTTGTCCGTctctgtcgccgtcgcccacgccgtaCGCGCGATCAATCGCGTCGGAGCACGACGTCGATTTTTGCGACCCCCGCAACCTTACCGtgtcctccgccgcctccaatCCTACTCTGGCACCCGAGTTCAAGCTCACCGCCTTCGGAGACGAGCCCACGTGTGAGCAGCACGTGTCCCAGCCGGCGTTTGACTTCACTCCGGCTGCCCCCCACGACCTCCCTGCGTTTGAGGACCTGTCGGATCTTGATTCAGAGTCCGATTTTGGCAACCTGGTtagcctcggcgagcgcaATCCTGTCGACGtcagccgcccgcgagctGGCACCGGCTCTTCGGTCGTCTCACTGGGTCACGGCAGCTTCATTAGCGACGAAGACTTTGGCTTTGACGAGAGCGACTCGTTCTCATTTCCGTCTTTGCCCAGTCCCCCCTCCAGCGTCGACTCCAACGAGGACACCCACCAGGACAAGCGCCAGAAGAAGAGCGAGGACGGGGAGAGTTGCACCACCGAGCCCAAAATGAACTCAGCTACCAGCGATGTCCAGACTggcagcggccagcaggTTTCAGAGAACGCTGATTCCGGTGCCTCCAACTCAGGCGACAGCTCGGGCTCCGAGTCGACTCCCGCGCCCGTTCCTGCTCCAACCAACCGCCGTGGCCGGAAGCAATCCCTGACTGAAGATCCCTCCAAGACGTTTGTGTGTGAGCTCTGCAACCGACGTTTCCGCCGCCAAGAGCACCTGAAGCGACATTATCGCTCTCTGCACACCCAGGAGAAGCCTTTCGAGTGCAACGAGTGCGGTAAGAAGTTTTCCCGCAGCGACAACTTGGCTCAGCACGCTCGGACGCACGCCGGTGGGGCCATTGTCATGAATTTGCTCGAGAACGGCGAGGCCGCTCCGTacaacgccgccatggtggctGCCTCTGGCGTTGACGACTACACCGCCGCCAACTTCGGCAAAGTCCTCTTCCAAATCACTTCCGAGGTGCCCGGTAGTGCGAGCGAGCTGTCCTCGGAAGAGGGTAGTGACcaagggaagaagaagcggaagcGCTCCGACTAGGCTTCTCTGCCACTTCAGAAGTACGACATCGTTACGACCTTTACTTTcaacgccaacgtcgccACCACGGAGCGAGTTGGGCAATTAGGGTACATGGGAACTTCTATTCCTTCAAAGGTGCGGTGGCACCTTGGTTAGACGAGCGGCGGCTAAAATCATTTGCGCACAACAAGCGATTATGACTTTGCATTTACATCATTCTCCGATTCTTGTATCAAACTTGAAGCACAGCTCTTTGACCAGCTGGACATTGGGAGGAAGGGAACCTCTTGTTTTCTTTGGCACTGCATCATGACGACAACTCAAGCCATCAGAGTCTAGGGAATCGAAAGGGAGGCTGGGAATCACGGCGTGCACGGTGGGTTGTTCATCGATCGTTTCGCAGACTGGGTGGGACGTCGAAGGGGCAAAAAAATGTTTTGGCGATTTGTTTTCTTTACACTCGTTGTAATTATTCACAGCATGCGGTCGCCGTTCTGGCGGAGCTGTATTGGGATGATGGACGGATCCGGGCTGTTTGGCTGCGATTTGCTTCTGCCACCAATCGGCCCCGTCTCTTGTTTCGAATTTCGCTCGATCTATTTCTTATTCGCACCCGGCCTCGTTTTCACCGGGAGAGGCAAGTCGAGGACAACTAGGTGCTGGCCACGGTCACGACGCTCAATAGTATCACTATTTGGAACAAGCAATGTGCCCATGATGAGACACACCGACTTAATGGAGCATGTTCTTCCATCTGAATGTAAGGTTGCATCCGGACGCTGCTTTGCTCGTGGCAAATGCTTCTGGAATACATGTTCACCGCCGAGTACTGCTACCTGTACTACGTACCTCGTACTACCTCTGCATAGCACTGCAGGCACAATGGAGACGGGCATCTGGTGTGAGCTTCCGAACCCCTGCCAGAACCCTTTTCCCGCCAAGCTGGAGGAAGGATGCGAACGCTATGCCTGGCCCCTGGACGCGAACGACGCCGAGAAATTGGACATGACCAGGGTCATGTCGACAGACCGGCTGACGAAGAGGCACAGACCAGATTCCAtagtgggggggggggggatgggggggatCCCGTCCTTGCGGGCCCGACGCGCCTGGCCCGTGCTTCTGCTGGCGAAATTTGTGTTGATGAGATCTCGATGGGGAGTGGGAGTGAGTGGCAAAGTTCGAACGGAAAGGTCGAGTCGGTGGCCTGCAGACGCTCCGATGGCATGTATACCGCCCGGCGGGGGGGGTCTCCTATGGCGTTGATCCATGCTCTGGAcgcacgtcgtcgtagcagtagcagtacTAATTCCAGTGGGCTTTGCCGGTGGGAGCAAACAAAAGTGAACTCCCCGCTAGCAAGTTAGTTAGTGTCCTTGTGAAGTGGTCCAGGGGTCCTGGGTCAGGCTGAGgaagtcgtcgaggttgacgagggGGGAACGACTGGACTGGCGCGCCAGGGAGAGGGCCGTACCGGTGGAGAAGGGGTCCGAAGCTTGGCTCTCTTTTCTTGAGCGAAATTGAGAAGGCAAAAATTGGGGGCGTGCTAACATTGGAAACTCGACCACACGGCTGACCTGGGGGGGTGGAGAGAAACCtagagggggagggggggggggcgggggagcaAATTTCAGGAACGAGGCTAGAGTTCGGTGACGAGGAACGGACGATGGGGCTTCAATCAAATCGCGGTGGTGAGGGTTTCCCGGGAGCGGATGCGGTAGGTCTTGGCTGCGACAGGGCAGGTGGCGACAAAACTCCGATATACAGGTACTGTAGGtagtactacctacgtacAGCCGCAAGGTAGCACGTAAAATCTGTCGTGCTCATTAAACCAATGGCGCTTCGTCTCGCGATCCTTGAAATGCGCATCAACTGGACGGAGCCCCGGGCCGCCAGGGTGTGAGAGACTTCATGGACGCTCCCCGGTTGGCCCGTGTGCGCGAAACGAAGCACACGCCACGGAACGGGGGCGTGTCCGTGGCTGGACCCGAAGCTATGGCCACGGGTGCCATCATGATAAAAAAAAATGTCGCCTGGGAGAGCAGGcacagggggggggggttgttcTGGCGCATGTTTCAACACTTGCCGACCAAAATGTGACGGTCACACGTCGTGGATGCTGGCATCGGGCCATGCATGCGCACGCACGGGAAGGAAGCAGGCTCGGACGGGCCATTTTTAGGAACCGGAGCTGAGAACGAGTGCCGGGCCGTCATCACCCATGAGGAGGTGTCAAGTGATACGGGCCAAgccgctctctctctcagtCTCTGTCTcttgtctctgtctctcgcACAGCTGCCGCTCGCAGCCGTGCGCCTTGCGACGCCGACCTAGAGACTGAGAATTGACGGGGctgccgcgcgcggcgcgagctGACAGGGccttttttttgggggggggcgacggcggcggcggcggctccaacAAGACAAGGAGGGCCCTCTGGCGTTGTCAGCTCCATCTCGCGGGCTTCCACCGggcgcggcgttggcggtggTAGACTGCGGTGGCCGCAAAAGCCGTGATCTCCCGtccacccgcccgtccgccccccGACCTCCCAGAGTCCTGGACGACCCGACCCGCCCTGTGACTGACTCGACGAGTTGTCGATGGTTCGGCGAGTGGCGCGTCCAAGATGAGCTTGGATGAGGCCAAAAAGGGACCAGCCCTCGAACACGTGGGGCGACTGTTCAGCTGGGGGAGGAGCATCGACGGGGCCGTGGGCGGCTGTGATGGCGGGCCTTTTGCTCGTACAAACGAGGCGTTCCGGAGCAAACGAAGTTCAAACAAGCTTGCGTGTACGAAGAGAGCCAGCCGTGGGACGAGCCGACGGGTTGGTTCCCCAAAGTGCGATGCGGCTATCCACCGTAGCTCGTATGcaccgccacgacgacaacaactCCCGCGAACTCGTCCCGAGCCAGTGTCTGCGAGGGCGAGACAAGCTTTGGACGTGGAGTGATGTCgtgccgcagctgctgggctgggcggtgCTGGAGGATGGGTGATGATGCCAGTGGATGATGAGTGACGATCCTGTCCTGAGGGAAgacgagctgcaggccgccggcgggcccACACGTGAGGTCCACGGCCCCGCCGAAAAAGCTCAAGTTACGTCCACGCTCGTTCGTACATGCAGAGTCCACGCGCAGCTGGTATATCGCGAAACCAACCAGTCCACGACTCAGCACCCGCCGGCCATGAAATCACCCTACTAGGCGTGTCGCCGCTGCACGAGATGCCCGAGGAACGCCTCAATGTCATTGCGCTCCTGTCTGGCGGCAAGGACAGCTTCTACGGCCTGCTCCACTGCATCCACCATGGCCATCGGGTCGTGGCCCTGGCCAACCTCTATCCAGCCAGCGACGActcgccagccgcagcaACCCGtcccgtcgacgtcgtcgacccagCTGAGCGAGTGGCGGCACCAcccgcgctgccgcagggagacgcgcccgaggccgagcgggaTCTCAACAGCTTCATGTACCAGACGGTCGGACACGAGGTCCTCCCCTTGTAcgctgccgccacgggcGTCCCGCTCTTCCGCCAGCAGATTCTCGGCACCACGCTGCGGCATGAGCGCGACTACGACTctgcggcggtgacggcgggcgaatccggcgtcgctggtgacggcccgcgaggcgtcgacgagacggagTCGATGCTGCCTCTGCTCCGAGCCGTCTTGGCCCGCCATCCTGAAGCCAACGCGCTGTGCTCCGGCGCCATCCTGTCCACCTACCAGCGCACGCGGGTCGAGTCGGTGGCcctgcgccttggccttgtgcCGCTGTCGTACCTGTGGAAGTACCCTGTGCtaccgtcgccgtctcccgcggcggacgaggttCAGCTGCTCAGGGACATGGCGGCTGCGGGACTCGAGGCGCGCATCGTCAAGGTGGCGAGCGCGGGACTGGACGAGGGCCATTTGTGGGAGAGAGTGACGAgccgcgagggcgtggaCCGCGTCAGGGCTGCGCTTAAGAGGTTCGGCGCCGCAGAGGGCGCCGCACTGGGCGAAGGGGGTGAGTTTGAAACCATTGTGGTCGACGGCCCGCCCGAGCTCTTCAAAAGAAGGGTTGTGGTGCCCGAGAGCGGAAGGAGGGTCGTCcgtgaaggcggcggctccagctggctggcactTTGCGACGCTCGACTCGAGGACAAacccgtcgagggcgaggcgaaaACGATTGTTCAGGAGCCTCTGCTCATGGACGCCAAATTCGAGCGTATACTGGAGGACGTCGCGTTACCGAAGCCAGAGCGAggaacggcagcggcatcggaGGTTGCGGGTAGGTCAACGTTACTTGGCAGGCTGGGCCCTACTCGTGTacacgacgacgggctcctCCAGCGAGCATTTCTGGCGAATGCCGGTGCCCCGGACGACGTCTCGATACAGGAAGAGACGAGGCTGGTCGTCGACAGCGTGAGGGCGTTCCTAGCTTCCAAGTCGCTGGATCCTTCACAGATTACAAACACCATCATCATTCTTCGGGACATGGCCGACTTCCCCAAGGTGAACGGCGAGTACGGCAAGCTGTTCGTCAAGCCGAACCCTCCGTCACGCATCACGATATCCtgcggcagcctgctgccAGCAGGACGCAGCATCGCGTTATATCTCACTGTGCCTGATGCTCGAGTGGGCCAGGGAAGGGACGGGCTTCACGTCCAGTCTCGATCCTACTGGGCGCCCGCCAATATCGGACCCTATAGCCAGGCCATTGACATACCAGTTTCTTGTGGGCTCGAGGCGACGGGAATCAGGGCCGTCTACGTTGCTGGGCAAATACCCCTTTTGCCCGCCTCCATGTCGTTGCCGCCCCCGTCCGACACGTCGCTTCGGCTGCAGGTTGTTCTCTCCCTTCAGCACCTTTGGAGGATTGGGCAAGAATTGAAGATACAGTGCTGGaccagcgccgtcgtctaCTTTGCTCGACCAGCTTCTGCAGATGAAATGGAGCGGAAGGCCGAGCTTGCTGGCCAGGCATGGGCCACCGCCCACGCGCCTCctgatgaggatgacgaggccaagggcggACCCGACCTGTGGGATCTCAAGTACAACCCGCAATTCATGTCGCTGAGCGTCGGGGAGGGACAGAGCACCAAGACACCTTTGCCCGACTGGTCGATATTCACAATGCGCCAGCAGAATGAGCCGGAGTCTTGCATTCCGCCCTTATTCAGCGTGGAGATTGAAAGCCTGCCGCGCGGATCCGATGTCGAGTGGCATGCACACGTCGGGCTCAAGCAGCTCGGGGAGGGGATCGCGGAGATTGTGTACGTCCCCCAAGTCGGAGTAGAGGGATGGAGAGGCTGGCACACCATTGTTCAGACGGCGAGCGTGTATGCCATTTACACAGTGCTGGCTTTGGGCTCGGGACAAGTGTCGAGCTTCGCCGGGGTGAAAGGAGACCTGGCAAAGGCCTACGCGGGGTCGATGGTGGGTATTGGCGTGAACGCCGCTGGACTTCCCACGGTAGACCCTTACCTGATCTACGCGGACCTGGACCGCGTCGAAGACGCCTGGAAAGAGGCTCAGGGCTCGGCCGAGGGGGGCCAGCCATTTGCCATGATGCCTTGCTTTTCGATTCGCTCCATGCGGGGTGAGCGGCTTGGCTGCTTGGCACTATTCAGaaccgtcctcggcgcgctggcctcATAGATGGGGACGAATAGACGCGGTGAATGACAAAGGACACGCCAAccaaaacaaaacaaaaaaagaCAGTTTGCTCTGACTGCCTGTGAATGGCCGGCGATGCctttgatgatgatgggcacaGACcccatggcgggcgacgatgaggtccAGTTAGACTCGGCCGTCTGGGGCGGCACTGTACTGCACAATCCATGGATGGTGGGTGTGGCGCCCTAGCGCTTCAAGTCGCgcgagcgggcgctgcgAGCACGTCATGACGACCTTGCCGGCTTCACCTCTCCACCTCCCGCCCGTGAACGGCATCGCGCGAAAGCCTCGCGCGTGCAGCATCGCATCTAGATCCCACTTTGCATAGGGGGAGGGGctctgcggcgacggcgctgcgACGAACCGCACCACTGCACCATCCATggccgacagcagcagggtcgcggcggcagcggcagcggaaGCAGGCGGGCCAGAcgcgggccgcggcggcgacgacgacggtaACCTGCTGCCCGTTGcagccgccagcagcaacaacctCTACAgcaacaccgccgccagtgGGCCGCCTGCCgaacctgctgctgttgagcCAGCAGCACTGCAACAGGTCCCCAGCAGGACCGTCTCGTTTCGTAACCTCAACCATCACCGGCGGCAATCGCAGAGCGAGCGAATCAGTGAGATCCTCGAGGTGAGACACCCAGGCGTCgcgtcgctggctggctgcaggagctgctTGCTTTGTTGCCCTTTCtggcccccccgccctcttCGTTGCATCCCGTCTGGTAGGTACGCAGGTGGTggccgcggtggtggtggtggtggtcgtcgtggcagcggcaacggcagcggcggcggaacggcagcaagcaagcgagCAAGCTACCAGCATTTCTTTCTCCACGTCTCGACAACGCGCGCTGACCCGTCGAGCTTGACCTATTGACACCTGGACGGCAGAACGCACGCAGCCGCGCCGAAAGCATGAGCCCCGagccgggcccggcggcgtcctcttcgcggcaggcgtcgtcgtccctgcagcagctctcgggcgacgaggtcagcgccgacgagctgacgAGCTTCATGtcccgcgcctcctcctcgcgcaccTACCACGGCGTGCAGCGGACAGGCACCTCGAGGTCACGGCGGTCCATATACGACCACCCTTCTTCTCAGTCGCCagtcgccgaggatgacgagcaACAACAAGTCCCCGCGCGGCGCTCCACCCGCAGAGGCTCCCGCGCCTCGACCAACAACGGGCGGCCCTCGGATGTCAACGGGAGGGCtgccaagggcgacgacgacgacgacaacggaGCGGACATGGCGTGGTGGAGGAAGCCCCTGGGGACATTTCAATCCGTCGAGCTGGAGAACAagggcagcgtcgccaggGACCATCTAGCTCTCGGTACGCGGGCAACTcgctttttcttcttctttgttCTATAAATCTTTTTAATCAGTCGCGGTCTCGCtctcccgcgcgcgcgcgagagccATCGAGCTAACCTGCTTTTTATCTTTCCTTAGAGCGCACGTTCCTCGCCTGGCTGCGGACGTCACTGGCCTTTGCCTccatcggcatcgccgtgACGCAGCTGTTCCGACTCAACACGTCGCTGTCGGACACGGGCAGCGACATTGGCAGCGGCACCCTGAAGCGCCTGGGCAagcccctcggcgccaccttcctcgccatcagCATACTGACGCTCCTGCTGGGGTTTCGGCGGTACTTTCACGG belongs to Purpureocillium takamizusanense chromosome 1, complete sequence and includes:
- a CDS encoding uncharacterized protein (COG:S~EggNog:ENOG503P091); this translates as MDATVMPQAIAQAPAFFKHDSKGKAMYPTVLPLPSTPIYSRPGSSSCSHPPTLMSNGPSVMPLMGSPSFVNHKPAIMLETEFSDSPYFPSTPPLSTSGSAIGSPKSCDVLQTPMNPMFSGLDGLGGIKAGLEPVENLVLDWSSSGSPPMTPVYIQSQPVNVPSLNGGTTSDLSTASCPSLSPSPTPYARSIASEHDVDFCDPRNLTVSSAASNPTLAPEFKLTAFGDEPTCEQHVSQPAFDFTPAAPHDLPAFEDLSDLDSESDFGNLVSLGERNPVDVSRPRAGTGSSVVSLGHGSFISDEDFGFDESDSFSFPSLPSPPSSVDSNEDTHQDKRQKKSEDGESCTTEPKMNSATSDVQTGSGQQVSENADSGASNSGDSSGSESTPAPVPAPTNRRGRKQSLTEDPSKTFVCELCNRRFRRQEHLKRHYRSLHTQEKPFECNECGKKFSRSDNLAQHARTHAGGAIVMNLLENGEAAPYNAAMVAASGVDDYTAANFGKVLFQITSEVPGSASELSSEEGSDQGKKKRKRSD
- a CDS encoding Diphthine--ammonia ligase (COG:J~EggNog:ENOG503NVBK) yields the protein MPEERLNVIALLSGGKDSFYGLLHCIHHGHRVVALANLYPASDDSPAAATRPVDVVDPAERVAAPPALPQGDAPEAERDLNSFMYQTVGHEVLPLYAAATGVPLFRQQILGTTLRHERDYDSAAVTAGESGVAGDGPRGVDETESMLPLLRAVLARHPEANALCSGAILSTYQRTRVESVALRLGLVPLSYLWKYPVLPSPSPAADEVQLLRDMAAAGLEARIVKVASAGLDEGHLWERVTSREGVDRVRAALKRFGAAEGAALGEGGEFETIVVDGPPELFKRRVVVPESGRRVVREGGGSSWLALCDARLEDKPVEGEAKTIVQEPLLMDAKFERILEDVALPKPERGTAAASEVAGRSTLLGRLGPTRVHDDGLLQRAFLANAGAPDDVSIQEETRLVVDSVRAFLASKSLDPSQITNTIIILRDMADFPKVNGEYGKLFVKPNPPSRITISCGSLLPAGRSIALYLTVPDARVGQGRDGLHVQSRSYWAPANIGPYSQAIDIPVSCGLEATGIRAVYVAGQIPLLPASMSLPPPSDTSLRLQVVLSLQHLWRIGQELKIQCWTSAVVYFARPASADEMERKAELAGQAWATAHAPPDEDDEAKGGPDLWDLKYNPQFMSLSVGEGQSTKTPLPDWSIFTMRQQNEPESCIPPLFSVEIESLPRGSDVEWHAHVGLKQLGEGIAEIVYVPQVGVEGWRGWHTIVQTASVYAIYTVLALGSGQVSSFAGVKGDLAKAYAGSMVGIGVNAAGLPTVDPYLIYADLDRVEDAWKEAQGSAEGGQPFAMMPCFSIRSMRGERLGCLALFRTVLGALAS
- a CDS encoding uncharacterized protein (TransMembrane:3 (i250-272o292-312i333-355o)~COG:S~EggNog:ENOG503P3AY), producing the protein MADSSRVAAAAAAEAGGPDAGRGGDDDGNLLPVAAASSNNLYSNTAASGPPAEPAAVEPAALQQVPSRTVSFRNLNHHRRQSQSERISEILENARSRAESMSPEPGPAASSSRQASSSLQQLSGDEVSADELTSFMSRASSSRTYHGVQRTGTSRSRRSIYDHPSSQSPVAEDDEQQQVPARRSTRRGSRASTNNGRPSDVNGRAAKGDDDDDNGADMAWWRKPLGTFQSVELENKGSVARDHLALERTFLAWLRTSLAFASIGIAVTQLFRLNTSLSDTGSDIGSGTLKRLGKPLGATFLAISILTLLLGFRRYFHGQDWVIKGKFPASRGTIIIVAFVALAIMVVSLVVVIVIHPTADMDL